One window from the genome of Enterobacter asburiae encodes:
- a CDS encoding LysR family transcriptional regulator: MGKLEDMALLVEVAEAGGLSAAGRRLSLSPATMTARLKAIEERYQTRLFHRSTRSITLTRAGEEFYHAALRVLEEVHHAESLLTQKEGVLSGNIRLSAPSDFGQQYLSPAVVEFSRRHPEVKFFISLREHVEDLVANRLDMSVRFGNLPDSSLVVRNIRPNHRVLVASGEYLNERGIPSTFADLTRHRCLALESQGVVMNEWRFETSGEESIVRVEPAMVCDDGALLRQWALSGAGIAGKSWWDVKDDVETGRLMVLFADSFTGFSRYDRKDVGLQFVYPQRKLQPLQVTAFSQFFLDWLKKH, translated from the coding sequence ATGGGCAAACTCGAAGACATGGCGTTACTGGTGGAAGTGGCCGAGGCCGGCGGTCTTTCTGCCGCCGGACGACGCCTGTCCCTTTCCCCCGCCACCATGACGGCCAGGCTGAAGGCGATTGAGGAGCGTTACCAGACGCGTCTGTTTCACCGCTCAACGCGGTCCATCACGCTGACCCGCGCCGGAGAAGAGTTTTACCATGCCGCACTGCGCGTGCTGGAGGAGGTGCATCACGCCGAGTCGCTATTAACGCAAAAAGAAGGCGTGCTCAGCGGCAACATTCGCCTTTCTGCACCCTCGGACTTTGGTCAACAGTATCTTAGCCCCGCCGTTGTGGAATTCTCCCGACGCCATCCTGAGGTTAAATTTTTCATCTCGCTAAGAGAACACGTTGAGGATCTGGTCGCTAACCGGCTGGATATGAGCGTGCGTTTCGGCAATCTGCCGGACAGCAGTCTTGTCGTCAGAAACATCCGTCCGAACCATCGGGTGCTGGTCGCCTCCGGGGAGTATCTTAACGAGCGCGGAATCCCCTCCACGTTTGCAGATTTAACCCGTCACCGGTGCCTGGCGCTTGAGTCTCAAGGCGTGGTGATGAACGAATGGCGCTTTGAAACCAGTGGCGAGGAAAGCATTGTTCGCGTAGAGCCTGCCATGGTGTGCGACGACGGGGCATTGCTTCGCCAGTGGGCTCTCAGCGGGGCTGGCATCGCGGGGAAATCGTGGTGGGACGTCAAAGACGATGTTGAAACCGGAAGGCTCATGGTGCTGTTTGCCGACAGCTTCACCGGCTTCAGCCGATACGATCGCAAAGATGTCGGGCTGCAGTTTGTTTACCCGCAGCGCAAACTGCAGCCGCTTCAGGTCACGGCGTTTAGCCAGTTTTTTCTCGACTGGTTAAAAAAACATTAA
- a CDS encoding alkene reductase — MQRTSLFERYRLGQQDLKNRIVMAPMTRARSLQPGNIPSALMAEYYRQRASAGLIITEATQISPQGQGYSWTPGIHSPEQVSGWQLTTGAVHQAGGVIFSQLWHVGRMSHPSFHQDGQPVAPSALAPDAQVWVVNDQGEGQMVDCPQPRTLSRKDIYSIIADYRQAALNAVQAGFDGVEVHGGNGYLIDQFLRQTSNKRTDEYGGTLANRIRFAQEVLTAIAEAIGPERTGIRLSPFITQRGMNDPQVSEAILALAAWCEQQGIAFIHLAEADWDDAPQIPEQFRQSLRETFRGTLIVAGNYGREKAEKILAAGYADLIAFGRPFIANPDLPHRLAHQLPLAQVRDPATLFGGTATGYTDYPSYNVQNNDLQLS, encoded by the coding sequence ATGCAACGTACCTCACTTTTTGAACGCTACAGGCTGGGTCAGCAGGACCTGAAAAATCGTATCGTCATGGCGCCGATGACCCGCGCGCGCTCCCTGCAACCGGGAAATATTCCCTCCGCGCTGATGGCGGAGTATTACCGGCAGCGGGCCAGCGCTGGATTAATCATCACGGAAGCCACGCAGATTTCGCCTCAAGGGCAAGGATACTCATGGACGCCGGGCATCCATTCGCCTGAGCAGGTTTCAGGATGGCAGCTCACCACGGGCGCCGTGCATCAGGCGGGCGGGGTGATTTTTTCGCAGCTCTGGCACGTCGGCCGAATGTCGCACCCCAGTTTTCATCAGGATGGTCAGCCCGTTGCGCCGTCAGCGCTGGCGCCGGACGCGCAGGTGTGGGTGGTGAATGATCAGGGAGAAGGCCAAATGGTTGACTGCCCGCAGCCGAGAACGCTCTCGCGCAAGGATATTTACAGCATCATCGCAGACTATCGTCAGGCGGCACTAAATGCCGTTCAGGCCGGTTTTGACGGCGTGGAGGTTCACGGTGGAAACGGCTATCTGATCGACCAGTTCCTGCGTCAAACCTCCAACAAACGCACGGACGAGTACGGCGGCACGCTGGCGAACCGGATCCGCTTTGCTCAGGAGGTGTTAACTGCGATTGCGGAGGCCATTGGCCCCGAGCGTACGGGCATCCGCCTTTCCCCGTTTATCACCCAGCGCGGGATGAACGATCCGCAGGTGTCGGAAGCCATACTCGCTCTCGCGGCCTGGTGTGAACAACAAGGCATTGCGTTCATCCACCTGGCGGAAGCCGACTGGGACGATGCGCCGCAGATACCTGAACAGTTCCGTCAATCGCTTCGCGAGACGTTTCGAGGAACCCTTATCGTCGCGGGGAACTATGGCCGTGAAAAAGCGGAAAAGATCCTTGCCGCCGGCTATGCCGATTTGATTGCCTTCGGACGGCCGTTTATTGCCAACCCGGATTTACCCCACCGGCTGGCGCACCAGCTGCCTCTTGCCCAGGTACGCGACCCCGCCACGCTGTTTGGCGGCACCGCCACGGGATATACCGATTACCCATCATATAACGTTCAAAATAACGATTTGCAGTTATCCTGA
- a CDS encoding ester cyclase, whose translation MKYTTCIRSAVAMLILAGLSGTVFSAQLEFLQPKQLIIDKSLSQAQLKVNENAAREYATFWNTGEESLARDALAVNFIDKTPPEGRKQGPEGAILASRAFRAAVPDLRCDVEQMIISGNRVVSHLHFHGTFTGTFGKLKGKGQKIDFIATDIYEIADGKIVANWHIEDNLTLMKQLGAL comes from the coding sequence ATGAAATATACGACGTGTATTCGTTCAGCTGTCGCGATGCTTATTCTTGCAGGTCTATCCGGCACCGTATTTTCGGCGCAATTGGAGTTTCTGCAGCCGAAACAGCTTATTATTGATAAGAGCCTTTCACAGGCGCAATTAAAGGTGAATGAAAATGCTGCCAGAGAATATGCAACCTTCTGGAATACGGGAGAAGAGTCCCTGGCGCGTGATGCGCTGGCGGTGAATTTCATCGATAAGACGCCCCCAGAAGGTCGTAAGCAAGGTCCTGAAGGCGCTATTTTAGCCTCCCGGGCGTTTCGTGCCGCCGTGCCTGATTTGCGCTGTGACGTTGAACAAATGATTATTTCAGGCAATCGCGTGGTTTCGCATTTACATTTTCACGGTACCTTCACCGGGACATTTGGCAAGCTGAAAGGAAAGGGGCAAAAAATAGATTTTATCGCCACGGATATTTATGAGATCGCTGACGGTAAGATTGTGGCTAACTGGCATATTGAGGACAACCTGACGCTGATGAAACAGCTGGGCGCACTGTAA